The Pseudomonadota bacterium genome includes the window GGCTGAGGCGCGCCACGCGCTCGAGCAGGCCCTGCGCCACGACGCCGACGCGCTGGAGCCGCGCCTCGCCCTGGTCGAGGTGATGCTCGGTGAGCACGCGATCGTCGCCGCGCGCGATGAGCTCGTGCGCCTGGTGCGCGCCTACCCATGGTCGACGATCGCGACCAAGCGGCTGGCAGAGCTGGATCTCGGGCGAAATGATCTGCTCCCAGCGCGAAAGGCCGCCGAGGCGCTGCTGCAGCGGGTGCCGAAAGACGACGAGGCGCAGCTCCTGCTGGTGCGCGTGCGCGTCGCCGGGTACGAGTTCGAGGCGGCAGAGCAGCAGCTGCTCAAGGTGGACCGTGGCGCAGCGGGGCAGCGGGACCTGGCTGTCGGGCGCTTGGCGTTGGCGGCCGATGACGGGCGCCGAGCGGTGGCCCATCTGCTGGCGGCGCTGCGCGTCTTGCCGCACGAGAGCACGGCCTGGTCGTTGCTCGTGCAGGCCTACCTCGCGGTGGATCGTCCCGACCGCGCCCGCAAGGCCTGGCAAAGCATGTTGCGACGCTTTCCGCGCGCGTGGCGCACCTATGAGACGCAGGGCCGTCTCGAGCTGAGCGCAGCGCGCCCGCACGCGGCGGTGCAGGCGCTGCGACAGGCCATCGCGCTGGCGGCGAATCAGGTGCGATTCCCGGCCGAGGAGGCAGGCAGCGAGGTGCTGCTCGCGGTGGCGCTGCAGGATGCAGGTGACGCGCGGCAGGCGCTCGAGGCGCTCAGTCGCGCCGAGACCGCGTGCCCTCTTTGTCCCGAGCCGCCCTTTCGCCGCGGCCTCGCCCTGCAGGAGCTGCGCCGGCAGCGCGAGGCCGTTGGGGCGTTGGTGCGGGCGGTGCGGCTCAGCCCGCGAATGCCGCAGGTGTATTACGCGCTGGGCAAGCTCTACCAAGGCCTCGGTCGCCGCGCGGAGGCCCTGCGCATGTACCGGCAATACCTGGAGCTCGGGCCACCGGAGGAGCTGGCCGACGATGTGCGGCGCGCGCTGGCCGAGCTGCAACGCTGAGGTGCCGCGCGCGCTGGCCGCCGCGGCGCAGTGCCGGCCGCGCCTGCTCAGCTGAAGCGGAAGCCCTTGGGGACGACGACGATCCCTTCGTCGCTGACGTGGAGTCCGCGGCGCCGGTCGCTCTCGAGGTCGTAACCGATCATCGTGCGTGCCGGGATCTCGACGTGCTTGTCGACGATCGTGCGCCGCACGCGGCAGTGCCGACCGACATGGACGTCGTCCATCAGCACCGACTGCTCAACGTGCGCGAAGCTGTTGATACGCACGCCGGGAAAGAGAATCGTTCGGTCGATCCGACCGCCGCTGATGATACAGCCGGGCGAGACCAGCGAATCCGTGGCGATGCCCATGCGCTCGCTGCTCTCGTCGGCGAAGACGAACTTGGCGGGCGGTCCCGGGCGCGCGGTCGAGTGGATCGGCCAGCGCCGGTTGTAGAGGTTGAGCACGGGCTTGATGGCGACCAGATCGGCGTTGGCCTGGCAATACGACTCGAGCGTGCCGACGTCCTTCCAGTAGCCGCGCTCATCCTCCTCGACGCCGGGGATCGCGTTGTCGAGGAAGTTGTAGACGTAGGTGCGGGCGCGCGGAAAGAGCATCGGCACGATATCGCGGCCGAAGTCGTGGGCCGAGTCCTCGCGCGCCGCATCCTCCTCGAGCGCCGTGCGTAGCACCCCCGGGCTGAAGATGTAGTTGCCCATCGACACGAGGGCCCAGTCGGGACGGCCGGGAATCGGCTTGGGATGGGCGGGCTTCTCGGCGAAGCCACACATTCGCCAGTCCTCGTCGATCTCGATCACGCCAAAGGCGTGGGCCTCGCTGACTCGCATCGGCACCGCCGCGATGGTCAGGTCGGCCTGCTTGGCCAGGTGAAAGCCGAGCATCTGGCGCACGTCCATGCGGTAGATGTGGTCGCCGCCAAAGACGCAGACGAAATCTGGCGCCTCCTCGGCGACGACGTTGAAGCTCTGGTAGAGGGCGTCGGCCGAGCCCTTGAACCAATCCTTGCCCAACCGCTGCTGCGCCGGCACCGGCTCGACGTAGTGATCGACCATCGCCGACAGCCGCCAGCCGCGAGAGATATGGCTCAGCAGCGAGTCGCTCTTGTACTGCGTCAGCACCTTGATGCGGTGGATGCCGGAGTTGACGAAGTTGCTCAGGACGAAGTCGATGATGCGAAAGCTGCCGCCAAAGGGCACCGCGGGCTTGGCGCGGTGCGCGGTCAGCGGCAGTAGCCGCGTGCCCTCGCCGCCGGCCAGCACCACCGCCAGCACGTTGGGCTGAGGGCCCATGTCGTAGCCAAAATGCGTATCAGGCATCGTTCGCGACTCCTTTGACCAAGGCAGCTACCCGGCCCCGTGCCCCAGGACCCCGAGCCAGCGCAGCAGGTAGGTCGTCAGGGCGCCGAGCGCGGCAAAAACCAGCACCGCGACGGCGACGCGGCGCCAGGGCCCGGGCAGTGGCTGGGGTGGTTGCGACGCGGCGTCCGCTGTCCCCTCGAGCGCCTGCTCGAGCGAGAAGACCTCGGGCAGCGCGTCGTCGCCTGAGGCGAGCGGCGTGGAGCTCGGGGGAACGCTGCCGAGCGCGCCGAACTCGTTCGTCCAACCGCGCGGGTCGACGAAATCGCGGGGCATCAGCGCGGCGCTCTCGTTGGCGAGATCGTCGGGCGACAGGGGTCGCGCGCCCATCGCATCTGCGCCCACGCTCTCCAGCGACGTGAACTTCGCGATCTCGTCGCGGATGAGATTGTTGATCACGCCGCGCGTGCGCGTGTCCTGGCTCGTCGTCTGACGTGGCTGGTCGCCGCGGCAGCGCCGCACCAGCTTGGCGATGTCCTGGCTGGTGACCTTCAGACCGTGCTGGAAGAGCAGCTGGGCCAGCGCATCATGCATCTCGTTGGCGCTTTGGTAGCGGGCCTCGCGGTCGCGCGCGAGGGCGCGCTGGGCCACGACGTCGAGCTCCTCGGGGATGCGCGGGTCGAGCTGCAGCAGCGACGGCACATAGGCTCGTCGGACCAGCTCGACCGTCTGGTAGTCGGACTCACCGAAGAACAACCGGCGGCCCGTCAGCAGCTCGAAGAGGATGATGCCCGCGGCGAAGATGTCGGCGCGGTGATCGACCTCGATGCCGCTGGCCGCCTCCGGCGAGAGGTAGGAGAACTTGCCCTTTACCACGCCGGGGTCCGTTTGCTCGACCTGGCTCGCCGCCTTGGCGAGGCCGAAGTCGACGAGCTTCACCTCGCCGTTACGCGAGAGGAGGATGTTGGGCGGGCTGACGTCGCGGTGGACGATGTTCAGCGGACGGCCGTCCTCCGGGCTCAGCATCTCGTGGGCATAGGCCAGGCCCTTGCAGATCTCCATCGTGATGAAGATCGCCTCGGCCATGCGAATCGGGCGATTGCGCTCGCGCAGGGTGCGCCCGAAGACGCGCAGATTGACGCCCTCGACGTACTCCATCACGAGGAAGTAGGTGCTGCCGGCGCGGCCGATGTCGAAGACGTGGACGATGTTGGCGTGATCGAGGTGCAGGCTGAGCCGCGCCTCGTCGAGGAACATCGCGACGAATTTCTCGTTCTTGGTGAGGTGCGGAAGGATGCGCTTGATCGCAACCTTCTTCTTCATGCCCTGAATCAGCTCGGCTTCGGCACGATAGATCTCGGCCATGCCGCCGCTGTCGAGCTTGTCGATGATGCGGTATTTCTGTTCCAGGGCAGCCATGCTCAGAAGTGGTGGCGAAACCCGCTGTGCAGCCCGACCGCTGCATCGCGTTCAGGCTCCCGCGCCCACGCTCCGTCCCCAACCCGCGGGTGCCACTCGGCAGTTCACGGTGCACCGTCGCCGAATCGCTCGCCACGGCCTCAAGACAGGGCTCCCAGCTGGTTCGGTCGCAGGACTCCCCAGGGGGGCAAGGCCTGATCATAGACCACTTCAGACGGGGCACCAAGGAACGTGCCGCGCGGCACGGCCGGTCCTCAGCTTGCCGACACGGCGAGCGCGCCGGCCGCAGGGCAGGGCGATACGCTGGAGGGGGCCAGGTGGGCGCTCAGGACTCCGGCCAGTCGTCGCCGCCGCCGCCGGGACCAGCGGCGGACGAGGCGTCCTCGGTGGAGGCGGACCGACGCTCGTCCTCCTCACTGCGCTCCTTGCAGTCGATGCAGAGCGTGGTGACGGGGCGCACGAGCAGGCGGCGGAAGGCGATCGCTCCACCGCACATCTCACACTCGTCGACGATGCCCTCGGCCAGTCGGCCGAGCGCTTCGCGTATTTTGTTCAGCAGCTTCTGCTCCCGATCGCGCAGCCGCAAAGCGGTCGAGACCAACTCCTCGGTGTTGGATTGGTCAATCGAGTCGCGGCCCCCGTCGGTCGGACCCTCTCGCGTCAACTCGAGCGCGCTCTGCGCGCTCTGCAGCACCCGGCGCTCAGCAGTGACGAGCACTTCTTTCAGCTGCGCGGTTTGTTGATCGTTGAGCATCGTCGCCGATGGTAGGCGCGCGCGCGTCGCGCTGTCAAACGCGGCGCGCGACGGCTGTCGCAAGCGTCGCGATGGAACACTCGTCGGGTCTGTGGCCTGGCGCGATGCCCCTGCCGATCCGTCGGCGAGTTCGCGCCGCCGCACCGTCATTGCCCCGACCGCGGGAGCTACCTCGGCGTCGGCTGCCCCCTGTTGCCCCTACGCCAATGTCGGATCAGCCCCCCGGCTCCGCTGCCCCGCACGCATCGCGTGGCGGTGCCGGCCTTGGGTTGCGCAGCGTTGGCGACGGTCGCCATGATGGCACGCCACATGCTAGCGGTCGCGGGCCGTAGGTCGCGCGCCCACAGTGACGCGCTTCAGCGCGCAGCCGCGTCGTTCTGTCGGCGCAACGCCGCCGCAACCAGCAGCGGGACCGGGCGATGAGTCGGGCCGGTCCGAGGGGAGGCAACATGATTACGGTACGGTCTTCGACGAGCAAGCAACGAGTGCCGAGTGGGCGCTGGCGACGAGCGGTGGCGCGGCACACGAGGGCGCCGCTGCTGATTGCGGCCTGTGCGGTGGCGCTGCTGCCGCGCGCTGCCAGCGCCGAGGAGACCGCGGCCAAGTCCTGGTACGACAGCATCAGCTACCGCGCCTTCGTCGATGCCTACTACTCAGTGAACTATCGTTTCCCCAAGCCCGATGACAACTCGGTGGGGATGGTCCGCGCCTTCGACCAAGACAATGGCTTCGCGCTGTCTTGGGCAGGTCTCGATCTGAGCACGCCGACGGAGCCGGTGGGCGGCACGGTCAGCCTGCGCTTCGGACCGACGGCAAACCGCTTCGCGCTGGCAGATGCGGGCCTCGACTTCGGGCTCGAGTTCCTCAAGCAGGCCTTCGTCAGCTGGAAGCCGCTGGCGCGCCTGACGCTCGACTTCGGCAAGTTCGGCACCCCCTTCGGAGCCGAGGTCTCCGAGGCACAGGACAACTTCAACTACACCCGCGGGGTGCTCAACTGGGCCGGCCAGCCCTTCTTTCATACCGGCCTGCGCGCGACGCTGACGCTGAGCGAGCAGCTGACCGCCACGCTGATCGCGGTGAATGGTTGGGACCGCACCCTCGACAACAACACGATGAAGACCTTCGGCCTGCAGCTCGCCTACACGACGCAGCCGGTCAGCGTGGTGCTGGGCTACATGGTCGGCCCGGAGCAGGACGACGCCGTCAGGGAAACGGACGCCGAGACCGGCGCCGTGTCGGTGCGCGAGGACAGCGAGGCGAACGGCCGCCTACGGCACTTTGTCGATGCCATCGTCACGGCGCGACCGAGTGAAAAGCTCACTTTCCTCCTCAACGGCGATCTCGGCGCCGAGACCTTCGCGAGCAGCGGCGGCGACGACACCTCGCTCTGGTACGGGGCGAGTCTCGGCGTGCAGTATCGCCCGACGGCGACCGTGGCCGGCGCCTTGCGCGGCGAGTACTTTGGCGACCCCGACGGCATTCGCCTCGGCGTGGCGGACCAGAACATCGTCACCGGCACCCTGACCCTCGACTATCTGCCCTCGCCCTACCTGGTCTTGCGCCTCGACAACCGCCTGGACTGGGCCGACCAGGGCATCTTTGCCAGCGGGACGAGCGCCGGCAAGGATACGCAGTTCACGACGACGCTCGGTGTGATCGTCAAGTCGAGTTGAGCACTGCGCAGCCTGGAGGCGGCCCACGGCGGCAGCGCGTCGCGTGGGTCGCCGCGCACTGGGACGGAGGCGCTTGACAAAATGCGCCAATCCTACATCTATGTCGGCCAAGGTTTTGTTTCGGACTTGGCCATGACCCCGCGGAACGATTTGCCCGAGAGCGAGCGCGAGCGCCCGATCGATCGCGAGCCGCGCGAGCTGCGCGAGCTGCGCTTGCTCTTCGAGGTCGGCGAAATCCTCGACCGCAGCCCGGACCTGCGCGATGTGATCGAGCCGGTGCTCGAGGCGCTGGCCCTGCACCGCGGCCTGATGCGCGGCACGATCACCTTGATCGACCCCGCCACCGGAGAGATCGCCATCGAGGCCGCCTACGGCCTCTCGGCGGGGCAGCGGGAGCGCGGGCGCTACAAGCTCGGCGAGGGTATCACCGGCCAGGTCGTGCAGACCGGTCGCGCCGTCGTCGTCCCCTCGCTCTCCGAGGCGTCGGGCTTCCTCGATCGCACTGGCGCGCGTCGGCGCTTGCGCAAGGAGGATGTCTCCTTCGTCTGTGTCCCGATCAAGATCGGCAAAGAGGTGATCGGTGCGCTCAGCGCCGACTGTGCCGCCTCGGAGGGCGCGCTGGACCAGCATAACGAGCGCCTGCTCTCGACGGTCGCGGCGATGATCGCCCAAGCCGCGCGGGTGCGGCAGGCAGCGCAGCAGGAGCGACAACGCCTGCTCGAGGAGAATCGCCGGCTCCAAGAGGAGCTGAAGACGCGCTTTCGTCCGGCCAACATCATTGGCAACGCGCGCGCGATGCAGCCGGTGTACGACATGATCGCCTGGGTTTCGCCGAGCGACACGACGGTGATGATTCGCGGCGAGAGCGGCGTTGGCAAGGAGCTGATCGCCAACGCGATCCACTACAACAGTGAGCGCTCGTCACGCCCGCTGGTCAAGGTCAACTGCGCCGCGCTGCCCGAGTCGGTGCTCGAGAGCGAGCTCTTCGGGCACGAGGCGGGCGCGTTCACCGGCGCGCTGCGGCAGCGGCGCGGACGCTTCGAGCTGGCGCATAGCGGCACGATCTTCCTCGATGAGATCGGCGACCTGCCGCCGACGACACAGGTGCTGCTGCTGCGTGTGCTGCAGGAGCGCGAGTTCGAGCGGGTCGGGGGCGCGAGCACGATTCGCGTCGACGTGCGCATCGTCACGGCGACGAATCGCAACCTCGAGGCGCTGCTCGCTGCGGGGAAGTTTCGCGAGGATCTCTACTATCGGCTCAACGTCGTGCCGATCCACGTGCCGCCGCTGCGCGAGCGCAAGACGGACATCCCGCTGCTCGCCGACTTCTTCGTCGAGCGCTACAGCAAGTCGATGAAGAAGCCGATTCGCCGGATTTCGACGCCGGCGA containing:
- a CDS encoding TraR/DksA C4-type zinc finger protein, giving the protein MLNDQQTAQLKEVLVTAERRVLQSAQSALELTREGPTDGGRDSIDQSNTEELVSTALRLRDREQKLLNKIREALGRLAEGIVDECEMCGGAIAFRRLLVRPVTTLCIDCKERSEEDERRSASTEDASSAAGPGGGGDDWPES
- a CDS encoding porin produces the protein MITVRSSTSKQRVPSGRWRRAVARHTRAPLLIAACAVALLPRAASAEETAAKSWYDSISYRAFVDAYYSVNYRFPKPDDNSVGMVRAFDQDNGFALSWAGLDLSTPTEPVGGTVSLRFGPTANRFALADAGLDFGLEFLKQAFVSWKPLARLTLDFGKFGTPFGAEVSEAQDNFNYTRGVLNWAGQPFFHTGLRATLTLSEQLTATLIAVNGWDRTLDNNTMKTFGLQLAYTTQPVSVVLGYMVGPEQDDAVRETDAETGAVSVREDSEANGRLRHFVDAIVTARPSEKLTFLLNGDLGAETFASSGGDDTSLWYGASLGVQYRPTATVAGALRGEYFGDPDGIRLGVADQNIVTGTLTLDYLPSPYLVLRLDNRLDWADQGIFASGTSAGKDTQFTTTLGVIVKSS
- a CDS encoding serine/threonine protein kinase, encoding MAALEQKYRIIDKLDSGGMAEIYRAEAELIQGMKKKVAIKRILPHLTKNEKFVAMFLDEARLSLHLDHANIVHVFDIGRAGSTYFLVMEYVEGVNLRVFGRTLRERNRPIRMAEAIFITMEICKGLAYAHEMLSPEDGRPLNIVHRDVSPPNILLSRNGEVKLVDFGLAKAASQVEQTDPGVVKGKFSYLSPEAASGIEVDHRADIFAAGIILFELLTGRRLFFGESDYQTVELVRRAYVPSLLQLDPRIPEELDVVAQRALARDREARYQSANEMHDALAQLLFQHGLKVTSQDIAKLVRRCRGDQPRQTTSQDTRTRGVINNLIRDEIAKFTSLESVGADAMGARPLSPDDLANESAALMPRDFVDPRGWTNEFGALGSVPPSSTPLASGDDALPEVFSLEQALEGTADAASQPPQPLPGPWRRVAVAVLVFAALGALTTYLLRWLGVLGHGAG
- the glgC gene encoding glucose-1-phosphate adenylyltransferase, translating into MGPQPNVLAVVLAGGEGTRLLPLTAHRAKPAVPFGGSFRIIDFVLSNFVNSGIHRIKVLTQYKSDSLLSHISRGWRLSAMVDHYVEPVPAQQRLGKDWFKGSADALYQSFNVVAEEAPDFVCVFGGDHIYRMDVRQMLGFHLAKQADLTIAAVPMRVSEAHAFGVIEIDEDWRMCGFAEKPAHPKPIPGRPDWALVSMGNYIFSPGVLRTALEEDAAREDSAHDFGRDIVPMLFPRARTYVYNFLDNAIPGVEEDERGYWKDVGTLESYCQANADLVAIKPVLNLYNRRWPIHSTARPGPPAKFVFADESSERMGIATDSLVSPGCIISGGRIDRTILFPGVRINSFAHVEQSVLMDDVHVGRHCRVRRTIVDKHVEIPARTMIGYDLESDRRRGLHVSDEGIVVVPKGFRFS
- a CDS encoding sigma 54-interacting transcriptional regulator, with product MTPRNDLPESERERPIDREPRELRELRLLFEVGEILDRSPDLRDVIEPVLEALALHRGLMRGTITLIDPATGEIAIEAAYGLSAGQRERGRYKLGEGITGQVVQTGRAVVVPSLSEASGFLDRTGARRRLRKEDVSFVCVPIKIGKEVIGALSADCAASEGALDQHNERLLSTVAAMIAQAARVRQAAQQERQRLLEENRRLQEELKTRFRPANIIGNARAMQPVYDMIAWVSPSDTTVMIRGESGVGKELIANAIHYNSERSSRPLVKVNCAALPESVLESELFGHEAGAFTGALRQRRGRFELAHSGTIFLDEIGDLPPTTQVLLLRVLQEREFERVGGASTIRVDVRIVTATNRNLEALLAAGKFREDLYYRLNVVPIHVPPLRERKTDIPLLADFFVERYSKSMKKPIRRISTPAIDMLTSYHWPGNVRELENCIERAVLLSDDSVIHGHHLPPTLQTQDATNTAPKGTLLEALEALERELLVEALKRCRGNMAQAARELDITERVMGLRVRKFGVDWRRFRAGA